The Mauremys reevesii isolate NIE-2019 linkage group 13, ASM1616193v1, whole genome shotgun sequence genome contains a region encoding:
- the LOC120380902 gene encoding olfactory receptor 11A1-like produces MADTKEGNKTSITGFILLGFGNLHELQILLFLLFLVIYIVTVAGNILFVVLVVADRHLHIPMYFFLGNLSCLETCYSSTILPRLLASLLTGDRTISVSGCLAQFDIFGSLLATECCLLSMMSYDRYLAICKPLHYAAHMTRRFSFQLAAGSWLSGSVVNTIAACWLSQLIFCGPSEIDHFFCDYTPLIKLSCSDTSWMVLVIFLLSFIFILPPFLLTLTSYVCIIRAVLRIPSSTGREKAFSTCSSHLIIITIFYGTLFIVYVLPDTAALNKVFSIFYTVLTPMVNPLIYSLRNKEVKEALRKALSKTMTFITNHKLFSRHLL; encoded by the coding sequence ATGGCAGACACAAAAGAGGGAAATAAAACATCCATTACGGGATTCATCCTCCTGGGCTTTGGGAATCTCCATGAACTTCAGattcttctcttcctgctgtttctaGTGATCTACATTGTGACTGTGGCTGGGAACATCCTCTTCGTTGTGCTAGTTGTGGCTGATCGGCACCTTCACatccccatgtacttcttcctggggaacttgtcctgcctggagacctgctacagctccaccatcctgcccaggttgctggccagtctcctgactggggacagaacAATCTCTGTTAGTGGCTGCCTCGCACAGTTTGATATCTTTGGTTCTCTGTTAGCTACAGAATGTTGTCTCTTATCGATGATGTCTTACGATCGGTATTTAGCCATATGCAAACCTCTGCATTATGCAGCCCACATGACGAGAAGGTTTTCCTTCCAGCTAGCAGCGGGGTCTTGGCTAAGTGGGTCTGTGGTCAACACCATTGCGGCATGTTGGTTATCACAATTGATTTTCTGCGGCCCcagtgaaattgaccatttcttttgtgattaCACCCCATTGATAAAACTGTCCTGCAGTGACACCAGCTGGATGGTTCTTGTGATTTTCCTTCTCTCCTTTATATTCATTCTTCCTCCATTTCTCTTAACCCTGACATCGTACGTGTGTATCATCCGCGCtgtcctgagaatcccttccagCACGGGGAGGGAAAAGGctttctccacctgctcctctcacctcatcaTCATCACTATTTTCTATGGGACCCTGTTCATTGTCTACGTGCTCCCAGACACTGCAGCACTGAACAAAGTGTTCTCCATCTTCTATACGGTCCTGACTCCCATGGtcaaccccctcatctacagtcTGAGAAACAAAGAGGTCAAGGAGGCTCTGAGAAAAGCTCTAAGTAAGACTATGACTTTTATAACCAATCACAAACTTTTTTCTAGGCATTTATTGTAG